From one Luteolibacter sp. SL250 genomic stretch:
- the nuoK gene encoding NADH-quinone oxidoreductase subunit NuoK has product MATLNDYLLASGLLFAIGLAGVVIRRNIIIVFMCLELMLSAANLSLVAFSRFNTVNGLPDYNGQMLVFFVVTVAAAEVAVGLAIIVALYRSRQTIHTDELTSLKG; this is encoded by the coding sequence ATGGCTACTCTCAACGACTACCTCCTCGCCTCCGGCCTGCTGTTCGCCATCGGCCTCGCCGGCGTCGTCATCCGGCGGAACATCATCATCGTCTTCATGTGCCTGGAGCTGATGCTCAGCGCCGCGAACCTGAGCCTGGTCGCCTTCTCCCGTTTCAACACCGTGAACGGCCTGCCGGACTACAACGGCCAGATGCTTGTCTTCTTCGTCGTCACCGTCGCAGCCGCGGAGGTCGCCGTCGGCCTGGCCATCATCGTGGCCCTCTACCGCTCCCGCCAGACCATCCACACCGACGAGCTGACTTCCCTGAAGGGATAG
- a CDS encoding NADH-quinone oxidoreductase subunit J: MPSYLFWLFTTIMLIGGTAVVAFRNPVSSALSVVTCFVGLAGLFIGLSAFFVGVIQILVYTGAVMVLFLFIIMLLDLKNEEHRANRLAPIAAGIALSLAFVVQLLGVLSKTADKAAPALDKTALANSAGRFPAGSKIATTLGEGKLPDVHLIGHTLFTEYNFPLQILGVLLLVATVGVVSLSKRQAE, translated from the coding sequence ATGCCCTCCTACCTTTTCTGGCTTTTCACCACCATCATGCTGATCGGTGGCACCGCGGTTGTCGCCTTCCGCAATCCGGTCTCCAGCGCGCTGTCCGTCGTGACCTGCTTCGTGGGACTGGCCGGGCTGTTCATCGGTCTGAGCGCGTTCTTCGTCGGAGTCATCCAGATCCTGGTCTACACCGGCGCGGTCATGGTGCTGTTCCTGTTCATCATCATGCTCCTCGACCTGAAAAACGAGGAACACCGGGCCAACCGCCTCGCCCCCATCGCGGCGGGCATCGCCCTATCGCTGGCATTCGTGGTCCAGCTTCTCGGCGTGCTATCCAAGACGGCGGACAAAGCCGCGCCCGCTCTGGACAAGACCGCCCTCGCCAACTCCGCGGGCCGGTTCCCCGCTGGTTCCAAGATCGCCACCACACTGGGTGAAGGAAAACTGCCCGACGTCCACCTGATCGGCCACACGCTGTTCACCGAATACAACTTCCCCCTCCAGATCCTCGGCGTGCTCCTCCTCGTCGCCACCGTTGGCGTCGTCTCCCTTTCCAAACGCCAGGCTGAATAG
- a CDS encoding NADH-quinone oxidoreductase subunit I: MAIVKLQRPKLGLGEKIYFGGLIKGFMLTMRHAITSLRGKSMGAKSLNSSGLGVTMQFPEQRWDDHMPNHYRGAPTLVTDEQGRERCVSCQLCEFICPPKAIKITPSEIPSDDKWAKVEKRPLEFDIDMIRCIYCGMCEEVCPEQAIFLRKDYLITGLSRKEMVHDKKKLYQIGGVREGLVNKWNELK, translated from the coding sequence ATGGCAATCGTCAAACTCCAGCGCCCCAAACTCGGCCTCGGCGAGAAGATCTACTTCGGCGGCCTCATCAAGGGCTTCATGCTCACGATGCGCCACGCCATCACCTCCCTGCGCGGAAAGTCGATGGGCGCGAAAAGCCTCAACTCCTCCGGTCTGGGCGTGACCATGCAGTTCCCCGAGCAACGGTGGGACGACCACATGCCCAACCACTACCGCGGCGCGCCCACCCTCGTCACCGACGAGCAGGGCCGCGAGCGCTGTGTGTCCTGCCAGCTCTGCGAATTCATCTGCCCGCCGAAGGCGATCAAGATCACCCCGTCCGAGATCCCGTCCGACGACAAGTGGGCAAAGGTCGAGAAGCGTCCGCTGGAGTTCGACATCGACATGATCCGCTGCATCTACTGCGGCATGTGCGAGGAAGTCTGCCCGGAGCAGGCCATCTTCCTCCGCAAGGACTACCTGATCACCGGCCTCAGCCGGAAGGAGATGGTCCACGACAAGAAGAAGCTCTACCAGATCGGCGGTGTCCGCGAGGGCCTCGTGAACAAGTGGAACGAACTGAAATGA
- a CDS encoding complex I subunit 1 family protein: MDIVPILIILVKIVALTFMVVLPLVPVSVYFERRFSAIIQDRVGPNRVGIPLTLFGAKKDFHLFGLVQPIADGLKLFLKEDFTPDHVRKAFYWLAPALTVIPALITVCVVPFGSPLMVNGEEYKLVIADIDVGPLFVFAVASLSVYGITIAGWASNSKFPFIGGVRSTAQMISYEICLGLSVIPVLLYFGDLNLSKIVQHQADHGWLLLPIWDKDGFGLTMEKALFWFPAAIAFLIFTISIFAETNRMPFDLPECETELVGGYHTEYSSMKFAMFFMGEYAAMVIGSAMIVTLFLGGWSMGFTLDSHIADWNIAGFGLAGLIHLGVFMTKLIVFILFFILVRWTVPRFRYDQLMKLGWVIFFEAALINVFLAALILAAPQLKGTIIAVGAVLLIVLTLAVIWVAKVSEEKPKLLRA; the protein is encoded by the coding sequence ATGGACATCGTCCCGATCCTCATCATCCTGGTCAAAATCGTCGCGCTGACCTTCATGGTCGTGCTGCCGCTGGTGCCGGTATCCGTTTATTTCGAGCGCCGCTTCTCCGCCATCATCCAGGACCGGGTGGGGCCGAACCGGGTGGGCATCCCGCTCACGCTGTTCGGGGCAAAGAAAGACTTCCACCTCTTCGGTCTGGTCCAGCCCATCGCGGACGGCCTGAAGCTGTTCCTGAAGGAGGACTTCACCCCGGACCATGTCCGGAAAGCGTTCTACTGGCTGGCCCCCGCCCTCACCGTCATCCCTGCGCTGATCACCGTGTGTGTCGTCCCCTTCGGCTCGCCGCTGATGGTCAACGGGGAGGAATACAAGCTGGTCATCGCCGACATCGATGTCGGCCCGCTGTTCGTCTTCGCCGTCGCTTCGCTCAGTGTCTACGGCATCACCATCGCCGGATGGGCCTCGAATTCGAAGTTCCCGTTCATCGGTGGTGTCCGTTCCACCGCGCAGATGATCTCCTACGAGATCTGCCTGGGGCTCTCCGTCATCCCGGTGCTGCTCTACTTCGGCGACCTGAACCTTTCCAAGATCGTCCAGCACCAGGCGGACCACGGCTGGCTGCTGCTGCCCATCTGGGACAAGGACGGCTTCGGCCTGACCATGGAAAAGGCGCTGTTCTGGTTCCCCGCCGCCATCGCCTTCCTCATCTTCACCATCTCCATCTTCGCGGAAACCAACCGCATGCCCTTCGACCTCCCGGAGTGCGAGACGGAACTCGTCGGCGGCTACCACACCGAATATTCCTCGATGAAGTTCGCCATGTTCTTCATGGGCGAATACGCCGCCATGGTCATCGGCTCCGCCATGATCGTAACCCTGTTCCTCGGCGGCTGGTCGATGGGCTTCACGCTCGATTCCCACATCGCGGACTGGAACATCGCCGGATTCGGCCTGGCCGGGCTGATCCACCTCGGCGTGTTCATGACGAAGCTGATCGTCTTCATCCTCTTCTTCATCCTCGTCCGCTGGACGGTGCCGCGGTTCCGCTATGACCAGCTCATGAAGCTGGGCTGGGTGATCTTCTTCGAAGCCGCGCTCATCAACGTCTTCCTGGCCGCACTGATCCTGGCCGCCCCTCAGCTCAAGGGCACGATCATCGCCGTCGGCGCCGTCCTCCTCATCGTCCTCACGCTGGCCGTCATCTGGGTGGCGAAGGTGTCCGAGGAAAAACCCAAGCTGCTCCGGGCCTAA